A window of Terriglobales bacterium genomic DNA:
CATCGTGCTGCGCGACTCCGTACTGCTCCTTCTCTGCCGGATGCCAGCCGATCGCGGTGGGATAGAACAGGATCTGTGCTCCGTGCAAGGCAGTCAGCCGCGCCCCTTCTGGATACCACTGATCCCAACACACGAGCGTGCCGATGCGCGCGACATCTGTGTCGAAGGCTTTGAATCCCAAATCGCCCGGAGTGAAGTAATACTTCTCGTAATAGAGAGGATCGTCGGGGATGTGCATCTTGCGGTACAACCCGGCGATGTTGCCATCTTTGCCGATCAAGACAGCCGTGTTGTGGTACAGGCCGCGCGTACGCTTCTCAAAGAGGGAAACGATGATTGAAGCATGGGTCTCGCGAGCGACTTTCGACATCGCTTCCGTCGTCGGTCCAGGAATCGGTTCAGCCAGATCGAACAGCGCAGGATCTTCTCGCTGACAGAAATATTGAGTCCGAAACAGCTCAGGCAGGCAGACGATCTGGGCGCCATTGCGCGCGGCTTCGCGCACACGCTGCACTGCTTTCTCCAGATTGGCATCAGGATCAGGCGAGCAGGAGAGCTGGATCAGGCCTACTTGGAACGTGTCTTCCATTTAAAAGCAAAACCCAGAGCGAACACGAAGGTCACGAGGGAAAAATGCGAAGGCCACGGAGAACATCTCCGTGACCTTGATGTTCAGACTTCGTGCCCTTCGTGTTAACTCGGGTTATTCGAAAATCAGAATTGCCGCCGCGATCACCGTAGTCCAGCGACCGTGCTTATCGCCTACCGCCGACTGTGTCATGTTTGCCGTGCGCACGATCTTATTCGAGATGCGGTAGATCTCCTTCTTCTCGTCCCACGACTTGTCTGCGTCGAATTCGACGTCGAGTGTTGTTGCCAGCATTTCTGCAGCCAGTTCCTCGGCGTAGTCGCCGGCCTGGTCATCAGTTTCGCCGAAGCTGTGGTGCTCGCTCATGTACCCGTATGTGCTGCGGTCCGTCGGAATCGCCACGCCGATGCTCGATGCCAGCAAGCGGTGCGGTTCGCGCGTGGAGTTCTCGGCGACCACAGCAAAGACGACTTCGCCGTGATTCAGATACTTCGACCCTTCTTTGCGGGAGACCAGCTTGCAATGCGGTGGAAAGATTGAGGAGACGCGCACCAGATTTTGTGATGCGATGCCGGCGTCTCGAAACGCGAGCTCAAAGGAGGTCAAG
This region includes:
- a CDS encoding pyruvoyl-dependent arginine decarboxylase, translating into FFSYAFRRISELGKDMVPKRLFLTKGVGILKERLTSFELAFRDAGIASQNLVRVSSIFPPHCKLVSRKEGSKYLNHGEVVFAVVAENSTREPHRLLASSIGVAIPTDRSTYGYMSEHHSFGETDDQAGDYAEELAAEMLATTLDVEFDADKSWDEKKEIYRISNKIVRTANMTQSAVGDKHGRWTTVIAAAILIFE
- a CDS encoding carbon-nitrogen hydrolase is translated as MEDTFQVGLIQLSCSPDPDANLEKAVQRVREAARNGAQIVCLPELFRTQYFCQREDPALFDLAEPIPGPTTEAMSKVARETHASIIVSLFEKRTRGLYHNTAVLIGKDGNIAGLYRKMHIPDDPLYYEKYYFTPGDLGFKAFDTDVARIGTLVCWDQWYPEGARLTALHGAQILFYPTAIGWHPAEKEQYGVAQHDAWRTIQRAHAIANGVFVAVVNRVGHETGNIRGNEAKGAGLEFWGKSFLTDPFGRVLAEASHDCEEVLCAEVNLREIEEVRRNWPFLRDRRIDSYSGIGHRFLD